GACAGCGATCTCGCAGGTCGCGCCGAAGTATCCCGAGATGGCCAGGGCGATGCGTGCGGAAGGCGCCGTGCAACTCGAAGCCACGATCGGCACCGACGGGGCGGTGAAATCGGTGCGCGCGCTCAGCGGACACGCGCTCCTGCGCGAGGCCGCATCTTCCGCCGTCAAGCAGTGGCGCTATAAGCCCGCAACCTTGAATGGTCAGCCGGTCGAAGCCACGGTGCTGGTCACGGTGAAGTTCTCGGCGCCACGATGAGCGCTAGTCGCACCCATTGGAAAGGGGCGGAGCCTCGGCCCCGCCCTTTAGGTTTTTGGGATCCTCAATACGCCCAGCGCAGCAGCGTCGCGCCGACCGTGAATCCGGCGCCAACGGAGGCGAGCAGCACGAGGTCGCCCGGCTTCAGCTTCCCTTCCTCGACAGCGGTCTGCATGGCCAGCGGGATCGTTCCGGCGGTGGTGTTGCCAAAGCGGTCGATGTTCACGATCACGCGCTCCATCGGCATGCCCAGGCGCTCCGCCGTGTTACTGATGATGCGCAGGTTTGCCTGGTGCGGGATGAAGCACGCAACATCCTTGCCGGTAAAACCGTTGCGCGTGAGGATGCGCTCGGAGACGTCGGCCATCTTGCGCACCGCGTACTTGAACACCGCTTGGCCATCCTGATGGACGAAGTGCATCTTCTTGTCGACGGTCTCGTGCGTCGCGGGATGCAGACTGCCGCCCGCGGGCATATTGA
This Acidobacteriota bacterium DNA region includes the following protein-coding sequences:
- a CDS encoding energy transducer TonB; translated protein: MRAEGAVQLEATIGTDGAVKSVRALSGHALLREAASSAVKQWRYKPATLNGQPVEATVLVTVKFSAPR